The following are encoded in a window of Fusarium falciforme chromosome 11, complete sequence genomic DNA:
- a CDS encoding Beta-glucosidase, producing MAKNTDIDAIIKSLTLEEKISLLAGQNFSETVGLPEKGVPAIKTADGPNGVRSAATDLSIKSACFPAACNLAASFDTELAERFGRALAKEARGKRAHCILGPTVCIHRHPLGGRNFESFSEDPFLAGKMSSRVIQGLQSVGVSATIKHFVANEQETARTTVDETIDERALREIYLRPFEIAIKEAKPWAIMTAYNHVNGVHCDEHNWLLKDVLRENWGWNGLVMSDWGGTNSVASALNAGLDLEMPGPPRLRKEADVIEALKKGEVTEEVINERAKSVIQFALKLKALEDEADPAILGQSTDSPELRNMIREAGARGIVLLKNEGNLLPLSKDKVSKKKIALVGFAKDAMAHGGGSAAVNAYRKVTPWDALHEALGDDVEFTFAKGAHRERLLPAISKDGSCGTVVGLDGQPGFSRQLFESGKTEPVSVISQPTSVYSPLGSQESLWRRLEIVGDFTPAETGTHYIACSGLGPTRVFVDDDLIFEQPGNCSDPMGSLFLAAPEPEFRYSFEAGKTYRLRICSDPPTKIGLTILEGRSGVRLGFSLESDHDADLLGEASEVAKNADYAIVFTGHDPQWETEGRDQDSFNLPRKGTQDAMVSTVAAANKNTIVVNSTGVAIAMPWLDQVSAVMQAWFPGQECGYSIADVLTGAVNPEGRLPVSFPKRLEDCPAHGNFPGEYVNDQLKVKYEEGVFVGYRHFDRLDKDKINFPFGHGLSYTTFTYDLKNVTRDNEAWAVTAEVSNTGSKAGGSLVQVYAGRASSSADHPIKALVAFSKVQLQPGEKKTVQLSVKDRGLAYYDTGLQKWVVDEGEYRFSLGSSAADLVGEVVVKSEKLTFDP from the exons atggccaagaatACTGATATTGATGCGATTATCAAGTCGCTGACattggaggagaag ATATCCCTGCTCGCAGGCCAGAACTTCTCCGAGACTGTCGGTCTGCCCGAAAAGGGAGTCCCAGCGATCAAG ACAGCTGATGGCCCCAATGGGGTCCGTTCAGCAGCTACAGACCTTAGCATCAAATCCGCCTGTTTCCCGGCAGCATGCAATCTCGCAGCGAGTTTCGACACAGAACTCGCCGAGAGATTCGGCCGTGCTCTCGCCAAGGAGGCAAGGGGTAAGAGAGCCCACTGCATCCTAGGACCTACAGTTTGCATTCATCGACATCCACTTGGAGGGCGTAACTTTGAGAGCTTCAGTGAAGACCCTTTCCTCGCCGGAAAGATGTCTTCTCGAGTTATTCAGGGTCTGCAGAGTGTTGGTGTGTCCGCGACGATTAAGCATTTCGTGGCCAACGAGCAGGAGACGGCTCGGACGACGGTCGATGAGACTATCGACGAGCGAGCTCTCCGTGAGATTTATCTACGCCCCTTCGAGAttgccatcaaggaggccaagcccTGGGCTATCATGACAGCTTACAACCACGTCAACGGAGTCCACTGCGACGAACACAACTGGCTCTTGAAGGACGTCCTTCGTGAAAACTGGGGATGGAATGGCCTCGTCATGAGTGATTGGGGTGGCACAAACTCAGTTGCTTCCGCCCTCAACGCCGGGCTGGACTTGGAAATGCCTGGGCCTCCTCGACTTCGCAAGGAGGCTGATGTTATCGAAGCACTTAAGAAGGGAGAAGTCACGGAAGAGGTCATAAATGAGCGGGCCAAGTCTGTCATTCAGTTCGctctcaagctcaaggccctTGAGGATGAGGCGGATCCTGCTATTCTCGGACAATCGACCGATAGCCCCGAACTCCGGAACATGATCCGAGAAGCTGGTGCACGAGGCATTGTGCTGTTGAAAAACGAGGGAAATCTTCTACCCCTTTCAAAGGACAAGGttagcaagaagaagattgctCTCGTTGGCTTCGCTAAGGATGCTATGGCCCACGGTGGTGGCAGTGCCGCCGTCAATGCTTACCGAAAAGTCACACCTTGGGACGCCCTACATGAAGCCCttggcgatgatgttgaGTTTACATTTGCCAAAGGAGCCCACCGTGAGCGTCTTCTTCCAGCAATTAGCAAGGATGGCTCTTGCGGTACTGTGGTCGGTCTTGATGGACAACCCGGCTTCAGCCGACAACTGTTCGAGAGCGGCAAGACTGAGCCCGTGTCAGTCATCTCCCAGCCAACCTCGGTGTATTCGCCTCTAGGATCTCAAGAGTCCCTCTGGCGAAGACTCGAGATTGTTGGAGACTTTACACCAGCTGAGACAGGTACACATTACATCGCCTGCTCTGGACTCGGACCTACTCGCGTCTttgtcgacgacgatctCATCTTTGAGCAGCCTGGAAACTGCTCGGACCCCATGGGCTCGCTGTTCTTGGCAGCTCCGGAGCCCGAGTTCCGCTATAGCTTCGAGGCTGGCAAGACATACCGTCTGCGCATCTGCAGTGACCCCCCGACAAAGATTGGCTTGACCATTCTTGAAGGTCGCAGTGGCGTTCGCCTCGGCTTCTCGCTGGAGTCAGACCATGATGCTGATCTCCTCGGAGAAGCTTCAGAGGTTGCCAAGAATGCTGACTACGCTATTGTTTTCACTGGCCACGACCCTCAATGGGAGACTGAGGGTCGTGATCAGGACTCTTTCAACCTGCCTCGCAAGGGAACTCAGGATGCTATGGTCTCGACTGTTGCGGCTGCCAATAAGAACACCATTGTGGTGAACTCCACCGGCGTTGCTATCGCCATGCCCTGGCTTGATCAGGTATCTGCCGTCATGCAAGCTTGGTTCCCCGGTCAGGAATGCGGTTACTCCATCGCTGACGTACTTACTGGAGCCGTGAACCCTGAAGGTCGACTGCCAGTTAGCTTCCCCAAGCGCCTCGAGGATTGCCCAGCGCACGGAAACTTCCCTGGCGAGTACGTCAATGACCAACTCAAGGTCAAGTACGAGGAAGGAGTTTTTGTTGGATATCGCCACTTTGATCGCcttgacaaggacaagatcaacTTCCCCTTTGGCCACGGTTTGTCTTACACGACTTTTACATACGACTTGAAGAATGTGACGAGAGACAATGAAGCCTGGGCTGTCACAGCTGAAGTCTCAAACACAGGAAGCAAGGCCGGAGGTTCGTTGGTGCAGGTTTACGCGGGACGAGCCTCTTCCAGTGCAGACCACCCGATCAAGGCTCTAGTGGCCTTTAGCAAGGTGCAGCTACAGCCTggtgagaagaagacggtgCAACTTTCAGTCAAGGATAGAGGCTTGGCGTACTATGACACTGGTCTTCAGAAGTGGGTGGTCGATGAAGGAGAATACCGTTTCTCTCTGGGTTCTTCGGCGGCTGATCTCGTGGGAGAGGTTGTTGTAAAGTCGGAGAAGCTGACTTTTGACCCATAG
- a CDS encoding MFS domain-containing protein, whose protein sequence is MGSSSHKERKGAAAVVGPELAAVLPNDPRPWYRTPHLLKLNLLLLIPLVSSGAIGYDGSMMNGLQTLPQWRQYFGNPQGAMLGAMNSVYPAGKVVALFLVTYICDRFGRKTAMAIGALTCVAFAIMQAVSQNLHTFIAARAILGFFTSFLAQPSPILITELAYPTHRGKLTALYNTSFYLGGIIAAWCTFGTFKLDTTWSWRIPSLLQGALPALQLLTIYFLPESPRWLVAHGRREEARKILAEYHAGGDFDAPLVHFEMAEIEGALTHEADAMSQNSWLELVRTPANRRRTLIAVIVGWFAQWNGINLVSYYLVLVLNTIGITDAKDQTLINGLLQISNWLAAIFVGAMLVDRLGRRTLFLTSTCGMCVSYVIWTALSSHFASTRSEETGRAIVGFVFITFFFYAIAWAPLLQAYIVEIYPYTLRGRGVSIMYISTFVGLVVGNQVNPIAMGKIGWKYYIVFCCILAMLIVVIWFLFPETKGHTLEEIQEVFEGKSNGALHAGKLADIEGGDLEKDNKKDKQVDQVELA, encoded by the exons atgGGTTCTTCATCGCacaaggagagaaaaggggCGGCCGCAGTCGTCGGCCCTGAGCTCGCTGCA GTGCTTCCCAATGACCCTCGACCATGGTATCGCACGCCTCatctcctcaagctcaacctACTTCTTCTGATCCCTCTCGTGTCATCCGGTGCAATTGGCTACGATG GATCCATGATGAACGGTCTTCAAACACTCCCTCAATGGCGACAGTACTTTGGCAACCCTCAAGGTGCCATGCTCGGAGCCATGAACTCGGTCTACCCTGCCGGCAAAGTCGttgccctcttcctcgtcacctACATCTGCGATCGATTTGGTAGAAAGACGGCCATGGCCATTGGCGCCTTGACATGTGTTGCTTTTGCCATCATGCAGGCCGTGTCGCAGAACCTTCACACGTTCATCGCAGCGAGAGCGATTCTCGGCTTCTTCACCAGTTTCCTTGCTCAACCTAGCCCTATTCTCATCACAGAGCTTGCCTACCCAACGCATCGTGGCAAGCTGACAGCTCTCTACAACACTTCTTTC TACTTGGGAGGCATCATTGCCGCGTGGTGCACCTTTGGAACATTCAAGCTCGACACAACATGGAGCTGGAGAAtcccctctcttcttcaaggagCTCTCCCCGCTCTTCAGCTTCTCACGATCTACTTCCTCCCCGAATCGCCTCGATGGCTCGTCGCACACGGTCGAAGGGAAGAAGCTCGAAAAATCTTGGCCGAATACCATGCTGGAGGTGACTTTGATGCCCCTCTTGTGCATTTTGAGATGGCAGAGATTGAGGGTGCTTTGACGCACGAGGCCGATGCCATGTCGCAGAACTCTTGGCTCGAGCTTGTCCGTACACCAGCGAACCGCAGGCGTACCCTTATCGCTGTCATCGTTGGTTGGTTTGCTCAGTGGAACGGAATCAACCTCGTCAG CTACTACCTCGTTCTCGTTCTCAACACTATCGGAATCACCGACGCCAAGGACCAGACTCTCATCAATGGTCTGTTGCAGATTTCCAACTGGTTGGCTGCCATCTTTGTTGGAGCCATGTTGGTCGATCGTCTCGGACGCCGAACTCTGTTCCTCACCTCGACTTGCGGAATGTGCGTCTCTTACGTCATCTGGACTGCTCTCAGCTCTCACTTCGCTTCGACAAGGAGTGAGGAAACTGGCCGAGCTATCGTTGGCTTCGTCTTCATCACTTTCTTCTTCTATGCCATCGCTTGGGCTCCTCTGCTTCAGGCTTACATCGTTGAGATCTACCCCTACACTCTTCGTGGCCGTGGCGTTTCCATCATGTACATCAGCACGTTTGTTGGTTTGGTCGTTGGAAACCAGGTCAACCCCATCGCCATGGGTAAGATCGGCTGGAAGTACTACATCGTCTTCTGCTGCATTTTGGCTATGCTCATTGTTGTCATCTGGTTTCTTTTCCCAGAGACCAAGGGTCATACTCTTGAGGAGATCCAGGAAGTGTTTGAGGGCAAGTCAAATGGTGCTCTTCACGCTGGAAAGCTTGCAGATATCGAGGGTGGAGATTTGGAGAAGGAtaacaagaaggacaagcagGTCGATCAGGTCGAGCTTGCTTAA